One Kwoniella dejecticola CBS 10117 chromosome 11, complete sequence DNA segment encodes these proteins:
- a CDS encoding mitochondria fission 1 protein encodes MPTELPYAAEAETSLGYEELQVLRTQYYKEIEQGHVTTQSKFNYGWGLVKSNTAELQTEGVKLLQEIYSASPAHRRECTYYIAVGYYKLKNYAYAKKFNDLLLSVEPENMQAQSLRTLIDQAVQRDGYIGMGLIAGAAAVTGLIVAGLVKRSRR; translated from the exons ATGCCTACCGAATTACCGTACGCTGCCGAGGCAGAGACATCGTTGGGGTACGAGGAGCTCCAA GTCCTGCGAACGCAATATTATAAGGAGATCGAGCAAGGACATGTGACGACGCAGAGTAAATTCAACTATG GATGGGGTCTAGTAAAATCGAACACCGCCGAACTGCAAACCGAGGGTGTCAAATTAttgcaag AGATATACTCCGCGTCGCCAGCTCATCGACGGGAATGCACATATTATATCGCTGTGGGATATTACAAGTTGAAGAATTACGCATATGCCAAGAAGTTCAATG ACCTCTTACTGTCTGTGGAACCGGAGAACATGCAAGCTCAATCACTACGAACACTGATAGATCAAGCTGTACAGCGAGATGGATATATTG GTATGGGTCTCATAGCTGGTGCAGCAGCGGTGACGGGGTTGATAGTTGCTGGTCTAgtgaagagatcaagaaggtag